One Solibacillus sp. R5-41 DNA segment encodes these proteins:
- a CDS encoding DUF2642 domain-containing protein produces MENLIQEFDKEIVKMEITGKKILKGKIIDNSSELVVLFDGKEFLYIPVCHIHEIKIDYFNEDGLKIPSTFTRDINFIGKNEEMTFLKVLTKSLGIYLEIHVLNNQPLHGYISNILDDYIVFQSPIYKMMFIPIRHVKIIVPNNQNQKPYLLSDGDFSINVSNENFPSTFDALIGILKNKLTVLNIGEKNNFTGLICEIKGTMIAFQTAKENIIYYNLQHIKTIHNP; encoded by the coding sequence TTGGAAAATTTAATTCAAGAATTCGATAAAGAAATTGTTAAAATGGAGATAACGGGGAAAAAAATCCTCAAAGGGAAAATTATCGATAATAGTAGCGAGTTAGTAGTTTTATTTGATGGTAAGGAATTCCTTTACATTCCTGTTTGTCATATTCATGAAATAAAAATTGATTATTTTAATGAAGATGGACTCAAAATACCTTCAACTTTTACACGGGATATAAATTTTATCGGTAAAAACGAAGAAATGACGTTCTTAAAAGTTTTAACGAAATCTTTAGGAATCTATTTAGAAATTCATGTGTTAAATAATCAGCCACTGCATGGTTATATATCCAATATTCTAGATGATTATATTGTATTCCAATCGCCTATTTACAAAATGATGTTTATTCCAATTAGGCACGTGAAAATAATAGTACCTAATAATCAAAATCAAAAACCATATTTATTATCTGATGGGGATTTTTCAATCAATGTAAGTAACGAAAATTTCCCAAGCACTTTTGATGCACTAATTGGAATTTTAAAAAATAAACTTACAGTATTAAATATAGGTGAAAAGAACAATTTTACAGGACTGATATGTGAGATTAAAGGAACAATGATCGCGTTTCAAACAGCAAAGGAGAACATTATCTATTATAATCTTCAGCATATAAAAACTATTCATAATCCATAA
- a CDS encoding RidA family protein has protein sequence MSIIEQRLHQLGLQLPEATHPLYHYVPITIHQNVTYISGQVPRINGQIPFPGKVGQDVTIEQASELAEYCVLKGLSCLKEQIGSLDQVEQILKITGYVQAAPDFYEPSKVLDAASALLEKIFGEKGRHARTAVGVATLPSNTPVEIDFIIAIK, from the coding sequence TTGAGTATCATTGAACAGCGCCTACATCAATTAGGCTTACAACTACCTGAAGCAACACACCCACTTTACCATTATGTACCGATAACAATTCATCAAAATGTTACGTATATTAGCGGACAAGTACCACGTATCAACGGACAGATTCCGTTTCCCGGTAAAGTTGGACAAGATGTCACAATCGAGCAGGCAAGTGAGCTCGCTGAATACTGTGTATTAAAAGGTCTTAGCTGTTTGAAGGAACAGATTGGTTCACTCGATCAGGTCGAACAAATCCTTAAAATAACAGGCTACGTTCAAGCAGCACCTGACTTTTATGAACCATCAAAGGTGCTTGATGCAGCTTCTGCACTACTCGAAAAAATCTTTGGTGAAAAAGGGCGCCATGCACGCACTGCTGTTGGGGTCGCAACACTGCCTAGCAACACACCCGTTGAAATTGATTTTATCATCGCCATTAAATAA
- a CDS encoding arsenic transporter, with amino-acid sequence MAWITISAFLFTLIFILWRPRGINEAIPATIGAIVVIMSGSVTLNELGSIAETISGAAITIMATIVMAIVLESFGFFNWVAERLAEKAKGSGIRLFWYVNLLCFLMTLFFNNDGSILITTPILVMLLNNMNLKNHHKIPYLLSGALIATASSAPIGVSNIVNLIALKIVDMSLYSHAAMMFVPATLGLFLLVGLLFLKFRKDLPKVIPTNVKGISLPSYHPLMQNSIYNSGADRSKFMRNILFFVFAVRISLFFASYVNIPVSLMAVLGSLILLGWRWAYLKVAPGDMLKKTPWYIIIFAFSMYVIIYGLNNIGLTDWLIGFMRPLVSGNLLHTSVMMGILLSVLSNIFNNHPALMVGTITLMNMDLDPLSLKVAYLANVVGSDMGALLIPMGTLATLMWMHIVRKGNVKITWWQYIKVTIIVIPPTVLFTLVLLYYWVTWLF; translated from the coding sequence ATGGCTTGGATAACCATTTCAGCATTTCTTTTTACACTAATATTTATTCTTTGGAGACCTAGAGGCATTAATGAAGCAATACCCGCCACGATAGGTGCAATAGTTGTCATCATGAGCGGTAGTGTTACGCTGAATGAACTCGGTAGTATTGCTGAAACGATAAGTGGAGCAGCCATAACCATTATGGCGACGATTGTTATGGCAATCGTCTTAGAAAGTTTTGGATTCTTTAACTGGGTAGCAGAAAGGCTGGCTGAAAAAGCAAAAGGCTCAGGTATCCGATTGTTTTGGTATGTCAATCTTTTATGTTTTCTCATGACACTCTTTTTCAATAATGACGGTAGTATTTTAATAACAACCCCTATTCTAGTTATGTTATTAAATAATATGAATTTAAAAAATCATCATAAGATTCCATACTTACTATCCGGAGCGTTAATCGCAACTGCTTCCAGTGCTCCAATTGGCGTAAGTAATATTGTGAATTTAATTGCCTTAAAAATCGTAGATATGAGTTTGTATTCACATGCGGCAATGATGTTTGTTCCAGCAACGCTTGGGTTATTTCTTTTAGTCGGTCTTTTATTCCTAAAGTTTAGGAAGGATTTACCGAAAGTCATCCCTACAAACGTAAAAGGCATATCTCTCCCGTCTTATCATCCACTCATGCAAAACTCCATTTATAACTCTGGAGCAGATCGTTCAAAGTTTATGCGCAACATCCTATTTTTCGTCTTTGCTGTACGTATTAGCCTCTTTTTCGCTTCATATGTCAACATTCCAGTCTCACTAATGGCCGTTTTAGGCTCCCTAATACTTTTAGGATGGAGATGGGCATATTTAAAGGTAGCACCAGGAGATATGTTGAAAAAAACGCCATGGTACATTATCATCTTTGCGTTTAGTATGTACGTTATTATATATGGATTGAACAATATCGGTTTAACAGACTGGCTGATTGGATTTATGCGTCCTTTAGTTTCAGGGAACTTACTTCATACAAGTGTGATGATGGGAATACTTCTATCAGTACTCTCCAATATATTTAATAATCACCCAGCTCTAATGGTTGGGACAATTACGCTCATGAACATGGATTTAGATCCACTTTCTTTAAAGGTTGCTTATCTGGCAAATGTAGTTGGAAGTGATATGGGTGCATTACTTATTCCAATGGGAACGCTAGCTACTCTCATGTGGATGCATATTGTCAGAAAAGGTAATGTAAAAATTACTTGGTGGCAATATATAAAAGTTACGATTATCGTTATACCGCCGACAGTATTGTTTACATTAGTACTGTTATATTACTGGGTTACTTGGCTATTTTAA
- the nadA gene encoding quinolinate synthase NadA, translated as MDSSMLPEQYKTLTISEMEMRIHAIKEKLGENLFIPGHHYQRDEVIQFADTVGDSLQLAQVAAANKKAKHIVFCGVHFMAETADMLTEDGQIVYLPDMRAGCSMADMANIYQTEEAWVELQKLFGDTIIPLTYVNSTAAIKAFTGRNGGACVTSSNAKTLVQWAFTQKERLFFLPDQHLGRNTAFDLGIPLDRMAIWNPIKGELEFEGENKEQIKVILWKGHCSVHEGFTIYNIREVRKKYPDMNIIVHPECSREVVALSDDFGSTKYICDVIEKAPAGSSWAIGTEMNLVKRLIATNPDKHIISLNENMCPCLTMNRIDLPHLLWALETIEHGDKGNVIQIDELTTKEAILSLNRMLQHSS; from the coding sequence ATGGATAGTTCCATGCTACCTGAACAATATAAAACATTAACGATTTCAGAAATGGAAATGCGTATACATGCGATTAAAGAAAAATTAGGTGAGAATTTGTTTATTCCAGGCCATCATTATCAACGTGATGAAGTCATTCAATTTGCAGATACGGTAGGGGACTCTTTACAGCTTGCGCAAGTGGCGGCGGCTAATAAAAAGGCAAAACATATCGTCTTTTGCGGTGTTCATTTTATGGCTGAAACCGCCGATATGCTAACGGAAGATGGGCAAATCGTTTATTTACCAGATATGCGCGCGGGTTGTTCAATGGCAGACATGGCTAATATTTATCAAACGGAAGAGGCGTGGGTGGAACTACAAAAATTATTCGGTGATACAATCATTCCATTAACTTATGTCAATTCAACTGCTGCGATTAAAGCATTTACAGGGAGAAATGGTGGTGCATGTGTCACAAGTTCCAATGCCAAAACACTTGTACAATGGGCATTCACTCAAAAAGAACGCCTCTTCTTCTTACCAGATCAACATTTAGGGCGCAATACGGCTTTTGATTTAGGGATACCACTCGATCGAATGGCTATTTGGAATCCAATAAAAGGTGAACTGGAATTTGAAGGGGAAAACAAGGAACAAATTAAAGTGATTTTATGGAAAGGTCACTGCTCTGTCCACGAAGGTTTTACAATTTACAATATCCGTGAAGTGCGAAAAAAGTATCCAGACATGAATATTATTGTGCACCCTGAATGTTCACGCGAGGTCGTTGCACTATCAGATGACTTTGGTTCTACTAAATACATTTGTGATGTTATTGAAAAGGCACCTGCTGGATCAAGCTGGGCAATCGGTACGGAAATGAATCTTGTGAAGCGTTTAATTGCCACTAATCCAGACAAGCATATTATTTCATTAAATGAAAATATGTGCCCATGTTTAACGATGAATCGAATCGATTTACCTCATTTACTATGGGCACTTGAAACAATTGAACATGGAGACAAAGGAAACGTCATTCAAATAGATGAGCTAACAACGAAAGAAGCCATTTTATCCTTAAATCGAATGTTACAGCATAGTTCTTGA
- a CDS encoding DedA family protein produces MAGLAQAIHSIELFLDVMLQQYGTFIYIILFLIIFSKTAFIIFTFLPGDALVFAAAMLAAIGELNGWILFGSLLLATIAGDAHNFFLGTLFRKKFGMRMLNRFISIETIVKTEKLVEQRGGVVIIFSRFIPLMRTTVPFVCAYTNYPFRGFLSANSIGGFFWLLLWFGAGISLGQLEWMEDNLVYALMIVMCIPFIIPIIFYIFKLIQKQRTLVKNKKSL; encoded by the coding sequence TTGGCAGGTTTAGCTCAAGCGATTCACAGTATTGAACTGTTCCTAGATGTTATGTTACAGCAATACGGGACGTTTATTTATATTATTTTGTTTCTCATTATTTTTAGTAAGACCGCTTTTATTATTTTTACCTTTTTACCAGGGGATGCACTCGTTTTTGCGGCAGCCATGTTAGCAGCCATTGGAGAATTGAATGGATGGATTTTATTTGGGTCGCTTCTTTTGGCAACGATTGCAGGGGATGCGCATAATTTTTTTCTAGGAACCTTATTTCGGAAAAAATTCGGAATGCGTATGCTAAATCGATTTATTTCAATAGAAACCATTGTGAAAACAGAGAAATTGGTTGAACAGCGCGGGGGAGTAGTCATTATATTTTCTAGGTTTATCCCACTAATGCGCACAACAGTACCATTTGTTTGTGCCTATACAAATTATCCGTTTCGAGGTTTCTTATCGGCTAATAGTATAGGTGGATTTTTCTGGCTATTGCTTTGGTTTGGCGCGGGGATCTCATTAGGACAACTGGAATGGATGGAAGATAACCTAGTGTATGCGTTAATGATTGTCATGTGTATTCCATTTATTATTCCCATTATTTTTTATATTTTCAAGCTTATTCAGAAGCAACGAACGTTAGTGAAAAATAAGAAATCATTGTAA
- a CDS encoding ABC transporter substrate-binding protein codes for MKWIRYVCLFGVIMLLVGCGDKEMQDVKIGEVTRSIFYAPLYAAIEEGFFEEEGLNIELSTIPGGDKTMTALLSDGIDIGLIGAETSIYVAGQNPNDAVVNFAQLTQTDGTFLVAREDIENFDWTMLKGSTFLGQRVGGMPQMAGEFVLKGHDIDPHKDLTLIQNIDFANIANAFASGTGDFVQLFEPTASIFEQQGNGKIVASFGEELGHIPYTVFMTKESKFKNDKEMIESFTKALYKAQNWVYEQSAADVAKSIAPYFEDTDLALIEKVVTRYRDQQSYATDPIIDAEEFQNLLNVMTEAGVLDYDAKYEELVNRSFADEVVK; via the coding sequence ATGAAATGGATTCGTTACGTCTGCCTATTTGGTGTCATAATGTTACTCGTTGGCTGTGGCGATAAAGAAATGCAGGATGTGAAGATTGGTGAAGTGACAAGATCCATTTTCTACGCACCACTCTATGCTGCGATTGAAGAAGGCTTTTTTGAAGAGGAAGGCTTAAACATCGAATTATCAACGATTCCTGGTGGCGATAAAACGATGACTGCACTTCTTTCTGATGGTATTGATATTGGATTAATTGGTGCCGAAACATCCATTTATGTAGCAGGCCAAAATCCAAACGATGCCGTTGTTAACTTTGCACAACTAACACAAACAGACGGTACATTTTTAGTTGCACGTGAAGATATTGAAAACTTTGATTGGACGATGTTAAAAGGTAGTACGTTTTTAGGGCAACGTGTTGGTGGAATGCCACAAATGGCTGGTGAATTTGTGTTGAAAGGTCATGATATTGATCCACATAAGGATTTAACCCTTATTCAAAATATCGATTTCGCAAATATTGCAAATGCCTTTGCATCAGGTACAGGGGATTTTGTGCAACTATTCGAACCGACTGCGAGTATTTTTGAACAACAGGGCAATGGGAAAATTGTTGCTTCATTCGGTGAAGAACTTGGTCATATTCCGTATACAGTGTTTATGACGAAAGAAAGTAAGTTTAAAAATGATAAAGAAATGATTGAAAGCTTTACAAAGGCATTATACAAGGCGCAAAACTGGGTGTATGAGCAATCCGCTGCTGATGTTGCTAAATCAATCGCGCCTTACTTTGAAGATACTGACCTAGCACTTATTGAAAAAGTCGTAACACGATATCGCGACCAACAGTCTTATGCAACAGATCCGATTATTGATGCAGAAGAATTCCAAAACCTTTTAAATGTCATGACGGAGGCTGGCGTGCTAGATTATGATGCAAAATACGAAGAGCTTGTGAATCGATCATTTGCTGATGAGGTTGTGAAGTAG
- a CDS encoding ABC transporter ATP-binding protein, producing MAFIEVCNIQHHFFSDHSHTTALKDISFSINEGEFISFIGPSGCGKSTLLSIIAGLIEPTSGIITHESPSIEIGYMLQQDYLFPWKTIEENISLGLTILNKEEGQIVEELLKQFHLAHTANLYPQQLSGGMRQRIALARTLAVDPTLLLLDEPFSALDFHSKLDLENFVSETLKQFSKTAILVTHDIGEAIAMSDKVYLFSNRPGTILKSFTIPDEIRNLVPFDARNAPEFQPLFQTIWKELEANGYGNVT from the coding sequence ATGGCTTTCATCGAAGTATGTAATATTCAGCACCATTTTTTCTCTGATCATTCCCATACAACTGCACTAAAAGACATTTCATTTTCAATCAATGAAGGCGAATTTATATCATTTATTGGACCAAGTGGCTGCGGGAAATCGACCCTTCTATCCATCATCGCAGGATTAATTGAACCTACTTCTGGCATTATTACTCATGAATCCCCTTCGATTGAAATCGGCTATATGCTCCAGCAGGACTATTTATTTCCTTGGAAAACAATCGAAGAAAATATTTCGCTCGGTTTGACGATTTTAAATAAAGAAGAGGGGCAAATTGTTGAGGAATTATTAAAGCAATTCCACCTAGCCCATACAGCAAATCTCTACCCCCAGCAACTATCTGGGGGAATGCGTCAACGAATTGCTCTTGCAAGGACACTCGCTGTGGACCCAACATTGCTTCTTCTAGATGAACCCTTTTCCGCGCTTGATTTTCACTCGAAGCTCGACCTTGAAAATTTTGTTTCGGAAACGCTAAAGCAGTTTTCAAAAACCGCCATTTTGGTCACACATGATATTGGTGAAGCCATCGCGATGAGCGATAAAGTTTATTTATTTAGCAATCGACCTGGTACCATCCTCAAATCCTTTACAATTCCAGACGAAATACGAAATTTAGTGCCATTTGATGCACGAAACGCCCCTGAATTCCAGCCATTATTCCAAACCATTTGGAAGGAGCTCGAAGCAAATGGATACGGAAACGTTACATGA
- the nadB gene encoding L-aspartate oxidase gives MNVQTDIVILGGGIAALQAARKLGNHFKVHLLTKADFTMSSSFKAQGGVAAVVTANDHPTLHIEDTLVAGEFHHHEENVKTLVERGANYVKQLLNNGFPADYTEEGNLSLGLEGAHSRHRIVHAGGDATGEKIIDYYMEESREIPQLFMNTYEFAYELLLNCDGECCGVRVKTAEGDKTYYASYIILATGGAGALYSCTSNQPNSYGDGIALAYLAGAEVTDMEFVQFHPSLLYVNGACGLVSEAVRGAGARFVDRHNTPIMAGKHLLGDLAPRHITAYEMYKMRAAGEEVFIDISMIESFDKKFPTITKLCQKEQIDLTTGKIPVAPGSHFLMGGIVATVKGETSIPRLLAIGEVACTGVHGANRLASNSLLEGITFGHLMAEYIVQTATKQHNFMLVARPVAMNFPPLLQKEILQDAMLEAAGIVRSTEALEALLAQLPTAWHQMDLSNASQEQIELYFMHVTASLIVQAALLRTESRGAHIRREYKQQHSEWTKKWIVFQQGNVNVRDTLYEYNQIKSDVKAVFQRGYRGWRPFKRVHF, from the coding sequence GTGAACGTTCAAACAGACATCGTCATACTTGGAGGTGGCATTGCTGCATTGCAAGCCGCACGAAAACTTGGGAATCATTTTAAGGTTCATCTATTAACGAAAGCAGATTTTACAATGAGTAGTTCTTTTAAAGCACAGGGCGGGGTTGCTGCAGTTGTTACGGCCAATGATCACCCTACATTACACATAGAAGATACGCTAGTGGCAGGTGAATTCCACCATCATGAAGAAAATGTAAAAACATTAGTTGAACGCGGTGCAAATTATGTAAAGCAATTATTGAACAATGGATTTCCTGCTGACTATACAGAAGAAGGGAATTTATCGCTCGGTTTGGAAGGGGCACATAGTAGGCATCGAATTGTGCATGCTGGTGGCGATGCAACTGGGGAGAAAATAATCGACTATTATATGGAAGAATCCCGTGAAATACCTCAGCTTTTCATGAATACTTATGAATTTGCATATGAACTGTTATTGAATTGTGATGGAGAATGCTGCGGGGTACGTGTCAAAACAGCAGAGGGTGACAAAACGTATTATGCCTCTTATATTATTTTGGCAACAGGTGGTGCAGGTGCTTTATATAGCTGTACATCCAATCAACCAAATAGCTACGGAGATGGTATTGCTTTAGCTTACTTAGCGGGTGCAGAAGTGACGGATATGGAGTTTGTCCAATTTCATCCAAGTCTACTGTATGTAAATGGGGCATGTGGTCTTGTTTCAGAAGCCGTTCGAGGGGCCGGTGCACGATTTGTTGATCGTCATAACACACCGATAATGGCAGGCAAACATCTATTAGGTGATTTAGCTCCGCGCCATATTACCGCGTATGAAATGTATAAAATGCGTGCAGCGGGTGAAGAGGTATTCATCGATATTTCAATGATTGAGTCCTTTGACAAAAAATTTCCGACGATTACAAAGCTTTGCCAAAAGGAGCAAATTGATTTAACAACGGGTAAAATCCCAGTGGCACCGGGAAGTCACTTTTTAATGGGGGGCATTGTAGCAACTGTAAAAGGTGAAACATCCATTCCGCGCTTATTAGCGATCGGTGAAGTTGCGTGTACTGGTGTACATGGTGCGAATCGCTTAGCAAGTAATTCCTTATTAGAAGGGATTACATTTGGGCATTTAATGGCGGAGTATATAGTACAAACCGCGACAAAACAGCATAATTTCATGTTAGTAGCTCGACCGGTAGCGATGAACTTCCCACCACTTTTACAAAAGGAAATATTGCAAGATGCGATGTTAGAGGCAGCAGGAATTGTACGTTCTACCGAAGCATTAGAAGCTTTATTGGCACAATTACCGACAGCTTGGCATCAGATGGACCTCTCCAATGCTAGTCAAGAACAGATTGAACTGTATTTTATGCATGTGACCGCCTCTTTAATTGTACAAGCTGCCCTCCTACGAACAGAATCACGCGGAGCACATATCCGCCGGGAATATAAGCAACAACATTCAGAGTGGACAAAAAAATGGATTGTCTTTCAACAAGGCAATGTGAATGTGAGGGATACTTTATATGAATACAATCAAATTAAAAGCGATGTTAAAGCAGTTTTTCAACGAGGATATAGGGGATGGCGACCTTTCAAGCGAGTCCATTTTTAG
- a CDS encoding ABC transporter permease: MDTETLHEQYKRKRQLEKRKIRLYQLLLLVLLFLFWQITTHFRILDPLIFSSPLAVAKLFIIKVMDATLFPHVLFTLMEVIVGFLLGTLLGTLLAIFLWSSTTVAKVMDPYLVVLNAMPKVAIGPMILVIFGPNVLAVIVMGILISVVISTLVIFSAFQQVNENYLKVMQLFSASKMQTFKHVTLPASIPTIISTLKVNVGLSWVGVIVGEFLVSSQGLGYLIISGFQIFNFNLVFLSLIMIVILATFMYKCVEMIERFLLKKFNF, encoded by the coding sequence ATGGATACGGAAACGTTACATGAGCAATATAAACGAAAACGGCAACTCGAAAAACGTAAAATTCGACTGTATCAATTACTTTTACTCGTCCTCCTCTTTCTATTTTGGCAAATCACTACCCATTTTCGAATTCTTGATCCACTAATTTTCAGCAGCCCTCTTGCCGTAGCAAAATTATTTATTATAAAAGTGATGGATGCTACGCTCTTTCCTCACGTATTGTTTACGTTAATGGAAGTAATTGTCGGCTTTCTGTTAGGTACGCTTTTAGGAACATTGCTCGCCATTTTCCTATGGTCCTCCACGACTGTCGCAAAGGTGATGGACCCGTACCTCGTTGTTTTAAATGCAATGCCGAAAGTCGCGATTGGCCCAATGATTCTCGTTATTTTTGGTCCGAACGTTTTAGCGGTCATTGTGATGGGGATTTTAATTTCTGTCGTTATTTCAACGCTCGTTATTTTTTCAGCATTCCAGCAAGTGAATGAAAATTATTTAAAAGTCATGCAACTATTTAGTGCGAGTAAGATGCAAACATTTAAGCATGTCACGCTTCCCGCCTCGATTCCAACAATTATTTCTACGCTAAAGGTGAATGTTGGGTTGAGTTGGGTTGGGGTCATTGTCGGCGAGTTTTTAGTTTCATCGCAGGGGCTTGGCTATTTAATCATTTCAGGGTTCCAAATTTTCAACTTCAATCTCGTGTTTTTATCGCTCATAATGATTGTGATTTTGGCAACATTTATGTATAAGTGCGTGGAAATGATTGAACGTTTTTTGTTGAAAAAATTTAATTTTTAA
- the nadC gene encoding carboxylating nicotinate-nucleotide diphosphorylase, with protein MNTIKLKAMLKQFFNEDIGDGDLSSESIFSTTEQGVFTFYAKQDGIFCGKQIIEIGFPLLDSNLHVTVFKQDGEKVQNGEQIARIEGALRSLLTGERVILNCIQRMSGIATQAHAAVQLTQGTHAHICDTRKTIPGLRMLDKYAVRAGGAYNHRSGLYDAIMLKDNHISFAGGITEAVQTARGKIGHTVKIEVEIETKEQLIEAITAGVDIIMFDNRTPKEIKSWLPLVPAHIATEASGGITLDNLRSYAQSGVQWISLGALTHSVTALDISALVEQKGAVSVGTY; from the coding sequence ATGAATACAATCAAATTAAAAGCGATGTTAAAGCAGTTTTTCAACGAGGATATAGGGGATGGCGACCTTTCAAGCGAGTCCATTTTTAGTACGACAGAGCAAGGTGTTTTTACGTTTTATGCCAAACAAGATGGTATTTTTTGCGGTAAGCAAATTATTGAGATTGGTTTTCCTTTACTGGATTCGAATTTGCACGTAACGGTTTTCAAACAAGATGGTGAAAAGGTTCAAAATGGGGAGCAAATTGCACGCATTGAAGGTGCTTTACGAAGCCTTCTAACAGGTGAGCGTGTCATTTTAAATTGTATTCAACGTATGAGTGGAATTGCGACACAAGCGCATGCAGCTGTGCAACTAACACAAGGCACGCACGCACATATTTGTGATACGCGTAAAACGATCCCAGGTCTACGAATGCTGGATAAATACGCTGTACGTGCAGGTGGTGCATACAATCATCGCAGTGGTTTATACGATGCGATCATGTTAAAGGATAATCATATTTCCTTTGCTGGTGGGATTACCGAGGCTGTGCAAACGGCACGAGGGAAAATTGGACATACCGTGAAAATTGAAGTGGAAATTGAAACGAAAGAACAACTAATTGAGGCCATTACAGCAGGTGTGGATATTATTATGTTTGATAATCGTACACCCAAGGAAATTAAAAGTTGGTTACCACTTGTACCAGCGCATATCGCAACAGAAGCGAGTGGGGGCATTACACTCGACAATTTACGAAGTTACGCACAATCCGGTGTGCAATGGATCTCATTAGGTGCATTAACACACTCAGTCACTGCGTTAGATATTAGTGCATTGGTGGAACAGAAAGGAGCGGTATCAGTTGGTACTTACTAA
- a CDS encoding cysteine desulfurase family protein, translating to MTYLDFAASTPMTRQAIDTYAEVATKIYGNPSSLHDAGGQAASAVAWARGVIARKLAVHPDGVIFTGSGTEANIVAILSLARREKRGRHIITSMAEHTSVHAAMNTLEREGFEVTRLPLTTGGVIDVDTLKQAIRPDTTLISIQHVNSEIGTIQPISKIAQLAKDYGILYHVDCVQSFCKLDVANFVQFADAISISAHKVGGPKGCGAVYLNPFVRVMPIFPGVTHERGLRGGTLDTPALVAFGVAVEQHTYDADKQWQLREKLLHMLPGKAFQVIEGQAVDQLPNIVGICKTGMEGQLVMLKLNEQNFHISTGSACDINSASGTKAILAMGKTITEARQFFRISFGGDTVMDEVVLCGEVLRNLYTD from the coding sequence ATGACATATTTAGATTTTGCAGCATCAACACCGATGACAAGGCAAGCAATAGATACTTATGCAGAAGTAGCAACAAAAATATATGGGAATCCTTCTAGCTTGCATGATGCAGGCGGCCAAGCTGCAAGTGCGGTAGCCTGGGCAAGAGGTGTAATTGCACGTAAGCTTGCCGTGCATCCGGATGGGGTAATCTTTACTGGAAGCGGTACGGAAGCCAATATTGTAGCGATTTTATCTTTAGCTCGGCGTGAAAAAAGAGGGCGTCATATTATTACGTCCATGGCGGAGCATACTTCTGTCCACGCGGCGATGAATACGTTAGAAAGAGAAGGTTTTGAGGTAACACGTCTGCCTTTAACAACAGGTGGTGTTATAGATGTGGATACTTTAAAGCAAGCCATTCGTCCTGACACAACATTAATTTCAATTCAGCATGTCAACTCAGAAATCGGAACAATCCAACCGATTTCGAAAATCGCACAACTCGCAAAAGATTATGGCATTTTATATCATGTCGATTGCGTTCAATCATTTTGTAAGCTAGATGTCGCTAATTTTGTGCAGTTTGCAGATGCGATTTCCATTTCCGCGCATAAAGTAGGGGGGCCTAAAGGTTGCGGTGCGGTTTATTTAAATCCTTTCGTGCGCGTGATGCCGATTTTCCCAGGGGTGACACATGAACGTGGTCTGCGCGGTGGGACATTAGATACACCAGCGTTAGTAGCATTTGGTGTCGCAGTTGAACAGCATACATATGATGCGGACAAGCAATGGCAATTACGAGAAAAACTTCTCCATATGCTACCGGGGAAAGCGTTTCAAGTGATTGAAGGACAAGCGGTAGATCAGTTACCGAATATTGTCGGCATTTGTAAAACGGGTATGGAAGGGCAATTGGTTATGCTCAAGCTTAATGAACAAAATTTCCATATTTCAACTGGCAGTGCCTGCGATATAAATAGCGCTTCAGGAACAAAAGCCATTTTAGCAATGGGCAAAACGATAACAGAAGCCCGCCAATTTTTTAGGATATCCTTTGGAGGTGATACAGTAATGGATGAAGTAGTGTTGTGCGGGGAGGTGTTGCGGAATTTATATACTGATTAA
- a CDS encoding ArsB/NhaD family transporter, translating into MQFVCKIVYGHKNVGLNEITKQTFKTYVELDLLNAVIVWGLLSTLASYIFNNLHTVMIGTLSILDICLDPLLLQVAYLANVIGSDIGALLSPIGTLAMLI; encoded by the coding sequence ATTCAATTTGTATGTAAAATAGTTTATGGTCATAAAAATGTAGGATTAAATGAAATAACCAAACAAACTTTTAAAACTTATGTAGAACTTGATTTATTGAACGCGGTCATTGTATGGGGTCTACTATCTACCTTGGCATCATATATTTTTAACAACCTTCATACAGTTATGATCGGTACTTTGTCGATTTTGGACATTTGCCTCGATCCCTTACTACTACAGGTTGCTTATTTAGCAAATGTGATTGGAAGTGATATTGGGGCATTATTATCGCCTATAGGTACATTAGCAATGCTCATTTGA